The genomic interval gactctttagagagtacagctagacttgggacttggactaggaagagagactgaagaataaacgggattgaatcacactctgtctggtctccattcttcgagtccgtcctcactctctctcttgctgaaccccgacccacgaaccaaagtggcagcttgggccgggatacagtggccaccaaatgccgggcagctcgggcctcaacattccttcttatgcatatgtgtgtgcatgaactcAGTGTTCATGCACAAGTGTGGGTATGAGGACCACAGGTTGATGTCAGGTGTCCTGCTCAACTATAGTCTACctcattaaaatgtttttttaaaatatttattattgtatattttatgtgtggagtgtacaagtgtgtaccatgtgcatgcccagTGCAGGTCAGACTAAGATGTCAAaactcttggaactggagttatggatggctgcAAACCATAAattaagtgctgggaattgaacccaggtcctctgtaagtaagtgttctaaaccactgagccatctcaccaatttctccacctcagtttttgagacaggatctctcactgaatctagagaTAACCAATTCAGGTAGAATGGCTGGACAATATGCTCTAGAggttctcctgtgtctgcttcccaccccccaacacaaggattacagatgtgcacagcCATGCCCAGATGTTTATGTACATGCTGTGAATCTGAACTTAGGACCTCGCGTTTGTGCAACAAGCACCTTAcagactgagctgtctccccagcccccctTCCTTGCTCCTttctgcaccaccaccaccaccacccgccaCCCCCCTTCCCTCTGCCCCATCTCTTTGATGTCTGACTACTGGGCTTTCCTGTGCTCTTTGCAGATAGGAAGGAAGATTTGGGCCACCTGCTGTCCCTAGTTCCTCTTCTGTGAGCTAAAGGCTGTTGATTCTCTGCTGCTTTCCCAGTTCCCATAACTGAGCCCTCCAGTTTGCTCACTCACAGGAGCCCAGGCCATCTGGTGGGATGCTGCTGACCCTACTGCTACCCTCGTTCTGGGTGTTTAAATGGGCATCTGgaaattgctttcttctccataGGGAGTTCAGAGATGGGTTTCCATCTCtgacactggagttacagtcTGTGACAGTGCAGGAGGGTCTTTGCATCCTCGTGCCCTGCACATTCACTGAGTACCCCATAGAGATGTGGTCAGACTCAGTCTTTAGGTACTGGTTCCACGAAGGGGAGAATACAGACCTTGATTCTCTGGTGGCTACAAACAACCCAAATCAACTAGTGCAAAAAGAGACGCAGAGCCGATTCCACCTCTCTAAGCACTGCTCCTTGGACATCAGAGATGCACAGAAGGGTGACAGCGGTTCTTACTTCTTCGGACTGGAAAACAAAGGTGTAAAGTGGAATTACTGTGAAGATAGGATCTTTGTGCATGTGACAGGTAAAGTTCTGGCTCCATGCTAGCCACAGAGAAAGCTCACAGGGCAGGGCTAGGACCCCAGCCTGAGAGTGACTGGGGATGAAGCAGGGAAATGGAAGAGTTGAATCAAAACCTGGGCTCCTCGATAGCTATCCTCCACCCCCATCCTGATGCTGAATGTCTTTCTCTCCTCACCAGACCTCACTTACACCCCCAACATCAGCATCCCACAGACACTGGAGCTTGGTCATCCTACTGATGTGATGTGCTCTGTGCCCTGGGCTTGTGAACGGGGAACACCCCCCATCTTCTCCTGGATGTCAGCTGCCCTCATATCCCTGGGCCCCACGACCACCTTCTCCTCAGTGTTGACCCTCACTCCCAGGCTCCAGGACCATGGAACCAACCTCACCTGTCAGGTGACCTTCCCGGGAGCTGGTGTGACTGTTCAAAAGACTGTCCAGATCAATGTCATCTGTGAGTTCAGCCCAAGGCTGGGGATTCATGGTAGCTGTATCATAGATCATAGTTGGATTGGGGACAATGGACCTAGACCTCATCCCTCTTGCATTCTATGCTCTCTGGACAGTTATGAGAAATGTTACTGAAACCTGAGatgttaaattcttttttttttttttctccaagatgCTGCACAGAACTCCACAGTCCATTTCTCTGGAAGAGTTGGCCCAGGTATGGGGAGTCATCTTGGGTTGGAGAAACATATCTCTTTAGCCCAGAGCAGGGTCCACCCCTTTTTTATCCTGAACACAAAGACCCCCTTTTTAGGAAGCTAATTACTTCCTCATTCACAGCACATTCAAGTTCTGGAAGCCCCCTGCCCCATTCTTCCTCAATCCTTTGGAGTCTGGATTTGCTCCCGAGCCATTACAGAGACAAGTCAGCATTCACATAACAGAATCACACACACCCTAGACACCTGTAGTCCATTCAGGAATCTGCCTGAAAGCTCAGCACTTGAGTTTTGTCAACAGCTTTAATCTGAATGCTTGTGCGGGAGACATGGCCATATGGGCATACATGTAGAGCAAACACAGAGACCTGTCCACAGAAACTCAGTTCCCTTCTCAGAACAGACCAGTCACTACACCCAGTACCAAGCTTTGGTTTATCCACATGTGGCCTGAGAGGACT from Arvicanthis niloticus isolate mArvNil1 chromosome 1, mArvNil1.pat.X, whole genome shotgun sequence carries:
- the LOC117719720 gene encoding myeloid cell surface antigen CD33-like is translated as MLLTLLLPSFWVFKWASGNCFLLHREFRDGFPSLTLELQSVTVQEGLCILVPCTFTEYPIEMWSDSVFRYWFHEGENTDLDSLVATNNPNQLVQKETQSRFHLSKHCSLDIRDAQKGDSGSYFFGLENKGVKWNYCEDRIFVHVTDLTYTPNISIPQTLELGHPTDVMCSVPWACERGTPPIFSWMSAALISLGPTTTFSSVLTLTPRLQDHGTNLTCQVTFPGAGVTVQKTVQINVIYAAQNSTVHFSGRVGPGKPRPLAEVIQVAMGEAAIKFLLLGLCFFLLSLRSHRKRVERPATHKDHADTAMD